A stretch of the Procambarus clarkii isolate CNS0578487 chromosome 47, FALCON_Pclarkii_2.0, whole genome shotgun sequence genome encodes the following:
- the LOC138350796 gene encoding uncharacterized protein — protein MSDWRTVTGAVSQGSVLGPILSLIYVNDLFTGEESYMSMFMDEAKLMGRVVTDEDCRILQEDLNRLQRWSEKWLLEFNKSKCKVIEMGSDDRRRKGQYTIKGNCLPMTIRERPGNGHNT, from the coding sequence atgtcggactggcgaacagtaacgggtGCAGtatctcaaggatcggtgcttggACCAATTCTAtctctaatatacgtaaatgacctGTTTACAGGAGAAGAATCCTATATGTCAATGTTCATGGATGAAGCAAAATTAAtgggaagagttgtgacagatgaggattgtaggatcctccaagaggacttgaacaggttgcagagatggtcagagaaatggctactggagttcaacaagagcaaatgtaaagttatagaaATGGGATCAGATGATAGGAGacgaaagggacagtacacaataaaggGTAACTGCCTACctatgacgattcgagaaagacctgggaatggacataacacctaa